In Desulfomicrobium macestii, the following proteins share a genomic window:
- a CDS encoding polyphenol oxidase family protein, with product MSLKYIDFHFPGLDNVGCVFTTRQGGHGTGAYAESNMSLEVGDDEKAVLANRAELRTALGFQVWQELRQVHGQTMHMNLEDDCFEGARLEGDGLGTDRPGHGLVIKTADCQPILLADAAGRHVAALHCGWRGNAVNFPAAGVRNFCAAYGLDPSGIMAVRGPSLGPGRSEFVNFETEWGPGFSSCFNPATRCMDLWSLTREQLIEAGIPSGNIFALDLCTASSPEFFSYRRDKITGRQVGVIWIR from the coding sequence ATGTCTTTGAAATATATCGACTTTCACTTCCCTGGCCTTGACAATGTGGGCTGCGTCTTCACCACCCGGCAGGGCGGTCACGGCACGGGCGCCTACGCCGAGTCCAACATGTCGCTTGAGGTCGGAGACGATGAGAAGGCCGTCCTGGCCAACAGGGCGGAACTGCGCACGGCCCTGGGCTTTCAAGTCTGGCAGGAACTGAGGCAGGTGCACGGACAGACCATGCACATGAATCTGGAGGATGATTGCTTTGAAGGGGCAAGACTGGAGGGGGACGGGCTGGGCACGGACCGGCCCGGGCACGGACTGGTCATCAAGACCGCGGACTGTCAGCCCATTCTGCTGGCGGACGCCGCCGGACGGCACGTTGCCGCCCTGCACTGCGGGTGGAGAGGCAACGCCGTCAACTTTCCCGCCGCCGGAGTGCGCAACTTCTGCGCCGCCTACGGCCTTGATCCTTCCGGGATCATGGCCGTGCGCGGCCCGAGCCTTGGCCCGGGCAGGAGCGAATTTGTCAATTTCGAGACCGAATGGGGCCCGGGATTCTCATCCTGCTTCAACCCGGCCACGCGCTGCATGGATCTGTGGAGCCTGACCCGCGAGCAGCTCATCGAGGCGGGCATTCCCTCCGGCAACATCTTTGCGCTGGACCTGTGCACGGCCTCGTCCCCGGAGTTCTTTTCCTACCGCCGTGACAAAATCACCGGCCGTCAGGTGGGCGTCATCTGGATCAGGTAG
- a CDS encoding 5-formyltetrahydrofolate cyclo-ligase: MQESSKNLLRIALRRQRQNLPLNLVQEDSARIRDNLLSLERIRLASSVMLYLPARGEVDTWPLLDHFWARGSEVLLPGCRDNAPGIMDAYSVTSREELGPGCFGLIEPRADRARLVPVPRPEVIILPALAFDRRGYRLGFGGGYYDRFLPSLGHAPLLVGPAYAFQVLDSIPVEPWDRPVEMIVTPESILHILAETQSCL; encoded by the coding sequence ATGCAAGAGTCCAGCAAAAACCTTCTGCGAATTGCCCTGCGCAGACAACGTCAGAATCTGCCCCTGAACCTGGTGCAGGAAGACAGCGCCCGCATCCGGGACAACCTGCTTTCCCTGGAGCGCATCCGCCTCGCCTCCAGCGTCATGCTTTATCTTCCGGCCCGGGGCGAAGTCGATACGTGGCCCCTGCTGGACCATTTCTGGGCGCGCGGCAGCGAAGTCCTTCTGCCCGGCTGCCGCGACAACGCCCCCGGCATAATGGACGCGTACAGCGTAACCTCCCGCGAGGAACTGGGCCCCGGCTGCTTCGGCCTGATCGAACCTCGGGCCGATCGGGCCCGGCTGGTTCCGGTCCCACGGCCCGAGGTCATCATTCTTCCGGCCTTGGCTTTCGACCGGCGCGGATACCGCCTCGGCTTCGGAGGCGGCTATTACGACCGCTTTCTGCCCTCCCTCGGCCACGCCCCCCTGCTGGTGGGTCCGGCCTACGCCTTCCAGGTCCTGGACAGCATTCCGGTCGAGCCATGGGACAGGCCGGTGGAAATGATCGTCACCCCTGAATCCATCCTGCACATCCTTGCGGAGACACAGTCATGTCTTTGA
- a CDS encoding metallophosphoesterase family protein, with protein sequence MANRFWIVFGDIHERIGAVERIDDLGRADGVFLSGDLTNLGTRDGAGHIVSAVAAINPRIHAQIGNMDTPAVDRVLTEQGINVHGQVVDLGGGICLAAVGYSTPTPFGTPSEVDESQICQWIHDVLERAGAFEHVILMVHTPPRAEVVDKLPSGAHVGSPGVRALIEKYQPAIVVTGHIHEGAGEEMIARSHVLNPGAFAQGGYVRIDETPSGLVAVLRSVA encoded by the coding sequence ATGGCAAACCGCTTTTGGATAGTTTTTGGGGACATTCACGAACGCATCGGGGCCGTGGAGCGGATTGACGATCTCGGCCGCGCCGACGGAGTTTTTCTGTCCGGGGATCTGACCAATCTGGGCACGCGCGATGGCGCCGGGCACATCGTGTCCGCCGTGGCCGCGATCAATCCGCGCATCCATGCCCAGATCGGGAACATGGACACGCCGGCCGTGGATCGGGTGCTCACCGAACAGGGCATCAACGTTCACGGCCAGGTCGTGGACCTGGGCGGCGGGATCTGTCTGGCCGCCGTGGGCTATTCCACTCCCACGCCCTTCGGCACTCCTTCCGAGGTTGACGAAAGCCAGATCTGCCAGTGGATCCACGACGTGCTGGAGCGTGCCGGAGCCTTCGAGCACGTCATTCTCATGGTACACACCCCGCCGCGCGCGGAAGTGGTCGACAAGCTGCCTTCGGGAGCCCATGTCGGCAGTCCGGGGGTGCGTGCGCTGATCGAGAAGTACCAGCCTGCCATCGTCGTCACCGGCCATATCCACGAAGGGGCCGGCGAGGAGATGATCGCCCGGTCACACGTGCTGAATCCCGGAGCCTTTGCCCAGGGCGGGTATGTGCGCATCGACGAGACTCCGTCGGGCCTTGTGGCGGTCTTGCGGAGCGTGGCATGA
- a CDS encoding exodeoxyribonuclease III, protein MILRMYSWNVNGFRAVLGKGFRDWLDRAAPDVLGLQEVKAEEDQVGGDRLFDGYHCYWNAARSKKGYSGTACYSRPEPLAVHRGLPDARFQGEGRVIRLEFEKFHFFNIYFPNGQMSQDRLDFKMGFYDAFLEHAQELRREKPIVVCGDFNTAHREIDLKNPKANEKTSGFLPIERAWLDRFVAHGYVDTFRHCHGDVEDAYSWWTYRFGARSRNVGWRIDYFFVSEELRGAVRDAWIDADVPGSDHCPVGLALELP, encoded by the coding sequence ATGATCCTGCGCATGTATTCCTGGAACGTGAACGGATTCCGGGCCGTCCTTGGCAAGGGCTTCCGCGACTGGCTCGACCGGGCCGCACCCGACGTGCTCGGTCTGCAGGAGGTCAAGGCCGAGGAGGACCAGGTCGGCGGGGATCGTCTCTTTGACGGCTATCACTGCTACTGGAACGCCGCGCGCAGCAAGAAGGGCTATTCCGGCACGGCCTGCTACAGCCGCCCTGAGCCCCTGGCCGTGCACCGGGGCCTGCCCGATGCGCGTTTTCAGGGCGAGGGCCGGGTCATCCGCCTTGAGTTCGAGAAATTTCATTTTTTCAACATCTATTTTCCCAACGGCCAGATGAGCCAGGATCGCCTCGATTTCAAGATGGGATTCTACGACGCTTTTCTGGAGCACGCCCAGGAGCTAAGGCGGGAGAAGCCTATCGTGGTCTGCGGGGATTTCAACACCGCCCACCGCGAGATCGATCTGAAGAATCCCAAGGCCAACGAGAAGACGTCCGGTTTTTTGCCCATCGAGCGGGCCTGGCTGGACCGTTTCGTGGCCCACGGTTATGTGGACACGTTTCGCCACTGTCACGGAGACGTGGAGGATGCCTACTCGTGGTGGACGTACCGCTTCGGGGCCAGATCGAGAAACGTGGGGTGGCGCATCGATTATTTTTTCGTCTCCGAGGAACTTCGCGGCGCGGTCAGGGATGCTTGGATCGACGCCGATGTGCCCGGGTCCGACCATTGCCCTGTAGGGCTGGCGCTTGAATTGCCGTAA
- a CDS encoding TetR/AcrR family transcriptional regulator, which translates to MSKRDEILAAAQSLFAEYGYAGTTMRMIAERAGVAFGLVSHYFGNKEKLFLVAGHEMIDAMLLGIRRDAEAAQNGLQAVDIFVNSYLSYTLANRATFPTLIRCSPFSDDNPHLDRHKIGAKFEELIREIEVNLARGIADGTIAQVPVKDCALMIYAAMVGAVRTVFLSPFGDPGLFEETRRFILRSLRRSDKMEV; encoded by the coding sequence GTGAGTAAGCGCGACGAGATCCTGGCGGCGGCCCAGTCCCTTTTTGCCGAATACGGCTACGCCGGAACGACCATGCGCATGATCGCCGAGCGTGCGGGAGTGGCGTTTGGACTTGTGTCCCATTATTTCGGAAACAAGGAAAAGCTGTTTCTGGTGGCCGGTCACGAGATGATCGACGCCATGCTGCTGGGCATCAGACGGGACGCGGAGGCGGCGCAAAACGGATTGCAGGCTGTGGATATTTTCGTGAATTCCTACCTCTCCTATACCCTGGCCAACCGGGCGACCTTTCCCACCCTCATACGCTGCTCGCCTTTCAGCGACGACAATCCGCATCTGGATCGCCACAAGATCGGCGCGAAATTCGAGGAATTGATCAGGGAAATCGAGGTGAATCTGGCGCGAGGCATCGCCGACGGAACCATCGCCCAGGTTCCGGTCAAAGACTGCGCGCTCATGATCTACGCGGCCATGGTCGGGGCGGTTCGCACGGTTTTTCTGAGCCCCTTCGGAGATCCGGGACTTTTCGAGGAGACCCGCAGGTTCATTCTGCGGTCGCTGCGCCGTAGTGATAAAATGGAGGTGTAA
- a CDS encoding DsrE family protein — translation MAKFLFILGKDDNEAATRCFQFARIAHSKGHHVNLFFIDGGVLWADMSRDTGQKTLTGDCPGDYLPYLVEEEIEIGICTPCARNRGVDEARFYANMALDGGPHLIDLAAEAKVFNF, via the coding sequence ATGGCCAAATTCCTGTTTATTCTCGGCAAGGACGATAACGAGGCGGCGACCCGCTGTTTTCAGTTCGCTCGCATCGCCCACTCCAAAGGGCACCATGTCAACCTGTTCTTCATCGACGGAGGAGTGCTCTGGGCGGACATGTCCAGGGACACGGGCCAGAAGACCCTGACCGGCGACTGTCCGGGAGACTATCTGCCCTATCTTGTCGAAGAGGAAATCGAAATCGGAATCTGCACGCCGTGCGCGAGAAACAGGGGCGTGGACGAAGCGCGGTTCTACGCCAACATGGCTCTGGACGGGGGACCACACCTGATCGACTTGGCCGCGGAAGCGAAAGTCTTCAATTTCTAG
- a CDS encoding RtcB family protein: protein MSKNGYVNFMSMNSHNTEKKLPFRPVALGIPERLMPVVLDCARQLEGEGVRGKALRRLFVRLAQDPKSFADHPVLGGLAGMLGGESSPGAAFSVTEVPWRAWGEDLDPKAVQQLRDGCGLPVAVSGALMPDAHVGYGLPIGGVLAVTEAVIPYGVGMDIACRMKMSVFAVSPDLVDTNGDELARAIEQETCFGVGGQFKVRKDHAVMHEDWGFSPVPRRMHDTAWAQLGTSGSGNHFVEWGVLDVPRAMPGLPEGTYLALMSHSGSRGTGGEVAKYYSALARRLHPELPRALGHLAWLGLDTDEGREYWAAMELMGRYSAANHALIHAAVAGRLGLTPLFGIENHHNFAWREIHDGREVIVHRKGATPAGRDVFGIIPGTMVDPAVVVEGLGNPMSLCSAAHGAGRVMSRKEALARFRRSDLEHVLKERRVRLLSGGLDEVPMAYKDIREVMAAQADLVRIRGTFLPRIVKMAK, encoded by the coding sequence ATGTCAAAAAACGGATACGTGAATTTCATGTCCATGAACAGCCACAATACGGAAAAAAAGCTGCCGTTTCGTCCGGTAGCCCTCGGCATTCCTGAGCGTCTTATGCCCGTGGTCCTCGATTGCGCGCGGCAACTGGAAGGGGAGGGGGTACGCGGCAAGGCCCTGCGCCGTCTTTTCGTCCGCCTGGCGCAGGATCCGAAGTCGTTCGCGGACCATCCGGTCCTGGGCGGCCTGGCCGGGATGCTTGGCGGCGAGTCGTCGCCGGGCGCGGCCTTTTCCGTGACGGAGGTTCCCTGGCGGGCCTGGGGCGAGGATCTCGACCCCAAGGCGGTGCAGCAGCTTCGTGACGGATGCGGCTTGCCGGTGGCCGTGAGCGGGGCGCTCATGCCCGACGCCCATGTCGGTTACGGCCTGCCCATTGGCGGCGTGCTGGCCGTGACGGAAGCGGTCATCCCCTACGGCGTCGGCATGGACATCGCCTGCCGGATGAAGATGAGCGTTTTTGCGGTTTCCCCGGATCTGGTCGATACGAACGGCGACGAGCTGGCGCGGGCCATCGAGCAGGAAACCTGCTTCGGGGTCGGCGGTCAGTTCAAGGTCCGCAAGGATCATGCGGTCATGCACGAGGACTGGGGCTTTTCCCCCGTGCCGCGGCGGATGCACGACACGGCCTGGGCCCAGCTCGGGACCAGCGGCTCGGGCAATCATTTCGTCGAATGGGGCGTACTGGATGTGCCCAGGGCCATGCCGGGCCTGCCCGAGGGCACGTATCTGGCACTCATGTCCCACAGCGGCAGTCGCGGCACCGGCGGGGAAGTGGCCAAGTACTACAGCGCGCTGGCCAGACGCCTGCATCCGGAGTTGCCGCGCGCCCTTGGGCATCTGGCCTGGCTGGGGCTGGATACGGACGAAGGGCGGGAATACTGGGCCGCCATGGAGCTCATGGGTCGGTACAGCGCGGCCAACCATGCTCTCATCCATGCCGCCGTGGCCGGGCGTCTTGGTCTGACGCCGCTTTTCGGCATCGAGAATCATCACAATTTCGCCTGGCGGGAGATTCACGACGGGCGTGAGGTCATCGTGCACCGCAAGGGCGCGACCCCGGCCGGGCGGGATGTTTTCGGAATCATTCCCGGAACCATGGTCGATCCGGCCGTTGTGGTCGAGGGGCTGGGCAACCCGATGTCCCTGTGCTCGGCGGCCCACGGTGCGGGCCGGGTCATGAGCCGCAAGGAGGCCCTTGCGCGCTTTCGCAGGTCCGATCTGGAGCATGTCCTCAAGGAGCGGAGGGTGCGGCTCCTGTCGGGCGGGCTCGACGAGGTGCCCATGGCCTACAAGGACATACGGGAAGTCATGGCCGCGCAGGCCGATCTGGTGCGTATTCGCGGAACTTTTTTACCGCGCATCGTGAAAATGGCGAAATAA
- a CDS encoding aspartate kinase encodes MALVVQKYGGSSVATPDKIRDLARRIVARHESGDKVVVVVSAMGKSTDALVGQARELAQNPDPREMDMLVSAGERISIAMMSIAINGIRPGLAVSFTGSQIGLITDCNHGDARVLEIKGDRLREALDQGRVVVVAGFQGVSTAREITTLGRGGSDTTAVAVAAALSADVCEIYSDVDGVYTSDPRLAPSARRLDTVDYETMLEMSAAGAKVLKDDAVEYARRLGVRIAAGSSSSGLIGTIVSNGNLNRDTLQAMVYHDRLRWIACEAGVPLPPDCRLCQSVEGLRVVIVDEKHAGALEGVPCVSLSLIGSRVAAQRDRVSAVLARLEESGNRVLAISSTATKYEIFLEDAVPQPVVAAIHDMLFA; translated from the coding sequence ATGGCCCTTGTCGTTCAGAAATACGGAGGCAGCAGCGTGGCCACCCCGGACAAGATCCGGGATCTGGCGCGGCGCATCGTGGCCAGGCACGAGAGCGGCGACAAGGTGGTCGTTGTGGTATCGGCCATGGGCAAGAGCACCGACGCGCTGGTCGGTCAGGCCCGGGAGCTGGCCCAAAACCCCGACCCGCGCGAAATGGACATGCTCGTCTCGGCCGGGGAACGCATCTCCATCGCCATGATGAGCATTGCCATAAACGGCATCAGGCCTGGCCTTGCAGTGTCTTTCACCGGTTCGCAGATCGGGCTGATCACCGACTGCAATCACGGGGACGCCAGGGTTCTGGAGATAAAGGGCGATCGTCTGCGCGAGGCTCTGGATCAGGGCCGCGTGGTTGTCGTGGCCGGATTTCAGGGCGTGTCCACGGCCAGGGAGATCACCACCCTTGGCCGGGGCGGCTCGGACACCACGGCCGTGGCGGTGGCGGCGGCCCTTTCGGCCGACGTGTGCGAGATATATTCGGATGTGGACGGGGTCTACACTTCGGACCCGCGTCTTGCGCCCTCGGCCCGTCGTCTGGACACCGTGGACTACGAGACCATGCTTGAGATGTCCGCCGCCGGGGCCAAGGTCCTGAAGGACGACGCCGTGGAGTATGCCCGTCGTCTGGGGGTGCGCATCGCCGCCGGGTCCAGCAGTTCCGGGCTCATCGGCACCATCGTTTCCAACGGGAACCTGAACCGCGATACCCTGCAGGCCATGGTCTATCATGACCGCCTGCGCTGGATCGCCTGTGAAGCGGGCGTGCCCCTGCCTCCGGACTGCCGGTTGTGTCAGTCCGTGGAGGGTCTGCGTGTCGTCATCGTGGACGAAAAACATGCCGGAGCCCTGGAAGGGGTCCCGTGCGTGAGCCTGTCACTCATCGGTTCGCGGGTGGCGGCGCAGCGCGACCGTGTCAGCGCGGTGCTGGCGCGTCTGGAAGAGTCCGGGAACCGCGTGCTGGCCATCAGCAGCACGGCCACTAAGTATGAGATTTTTCTGGAAGACGCGGTGCCGCAGCCCGTGGTGGCCGCGATCCACGACATGCTTTTCGCGTAG
- a CDS encoding universal stress protein, whose product MDRHILLTVSDDFSSLQAVRFVAGFFATAEYPQLTLLYVAPNPKAGLTEAEIIQDYGNLSRRETQTKSLAQTALDRAEELLVNKHFPRANIHKKITFKQLGTAKDIIQEGIAGIYDAIALGRRGLSRLEELIDESVSKQIFTTPMEIPLWICRSDEKPAPSVLLCTDGSPASLRCADHVGFMLANAPEHEITLLHVACGSSPAVPEDALAQARRMLEENGVAGRRIHQKIVKCTSITDTILSVAREGGYGVLATGRTGRGESRTLHLLGSVSMNLLKQLESTTLWICH is encoded by the coding sequence ATGGACAGACATATTCTGTTGACCGTAAGTGATGACTTCAGCTCCTTGCAGGCCGTACGATTCGTTGCCGGCTTCTTTGCCACCGCCGAATACCCGCAGTTGACCCTCCTCTACGTCGCCCCGAATCCCAAGGCAGGGCTGACCGAGGCGGAGATAATCCAGGATTACGGGAACCTGAGCCGCAGGGAAACCCAGACCAAAAGCCTGGCCCAGACTGCCCTCGACAGGGCCGAAGAACTGCTTGTGAACAAGCATTTCCCCCGGGCCAACATCCACAAGAAAATCACCTTCAAACAGCTCGGCACGGCCAAGGACATCATTCAGGAAGGCATCGCCGGCATCTATGACGCCATCGCACTGGGCCGCAGGGGCTTGTCCCGCCTGGAAGAGCTTATCGACGAAAGCGTGAGCAAACAGATATTCACTACGCCCATGGAAATCCCCCTGTGGATCTGTCGCAGTGACGAAAAACCCGCTCCAAGCGTGCTGCTCTGCACCGACGGCTCTCCCGCCAGCCTGCGCTGCGCCGACCATGTCGGCTTCATGCTCGCCAACGCCCCCGAACACGAGATCACCTTGCTGCACGTGGCCTGCGGCTCATCCCCGGCAGTCCCGGAGGACGCCTTGGCCCAGGCCCGGCGCATGCTCGAAGAAAACGGCGTTGCCGGACGCCGCATTCATCAGAAGATTGTAAAATGCACCAGCATCACGGACACCATCCTGAGCGTGGCCCGGGAAGGCGGATACGGAGTCCTGGCCACGGGGCGCACGGGTCGGGGAGAAAGCAGAACCCTGCACCTTCTGGGTTCGGTCAGCATGAACCTGCTCAAACAACTCGAATCCACGACCTTGTGGATCTGCCACTAG
- a CDS encoding transglutaminase domain-containing protein: MNTLQLPTLVKLLVLLVILGGCAGRQPAPGLSTSFSIPDAANPNADELKAFENMYLEDPEKSLAARFLLDNLPPADRLSMDARALSENLDYAFLARDAMPWGKTVPWDTFLHYVLPHRASQEPFQPHRAMLFAELAPLCATAGSMEEALARVGKWCAQKAQYRPTSRRDLGVMSILDAGYGRCEETNILFLAAARAVGLPVRQAMVPWWQHTDGNHAWVEAWTRDGWKFLESGTEFSTLNQTWFAAEAPRMAKVVAYVFGQPQDPAVYRMGTGFALVDNTSAYTRGTPVQVSVRLADDQPDAGRDVFFCVYSLGGLRPVTKAVTNDDGMARVVLGPGIFFVSCVADGGLAWTLLDTRDMDETRVRLQADAPRALPESIRFSHPGPAESAFNISTSTRLKRLRKEREQRWEPFLRDLPAPLRERLALAGESTPHWLRLLDQPAGPSTPWLVPVLTGLDDKDLLQAEPGSLPRDIELATFAREASAKASLSYDDEIFTRFVLSPRLHLEPWSPWRAQLLPWLEKYIGLPLEKKMQAIRSRIDGLPILPATLFGPPLTPGQTLAGGFCSSTSDKAVLAAAALRTMGVPARCAVDFKGVEYFDGVNWQFWEMQAAVPARGALHVTGGKDLRPLQDFGVAGIDEGFLRTLDDLPWEKTRDGLTCAMQPGDYILLEPRREDSGVTVRLTPFSVTDNETTVVQIEAASQE; the protein is encoded by the coding sequence ATGAACACCTTACAGCTCCCCACCCTCGTCAAGCTCCTCGTTCTGCTCGTCATTCTCGGAGGCTGCGCCGGACGCCAACCGGCACCGGGCCTCTCGACCTCGTTCTCCATCCCGGACGCCGCCAACCCCAACGCGGACGAACTGAAAGCCTTCGAGAACATGTACCTTGAAGATCCGGAAAAATCCCTGGCCGCGCGCTTTCTGCTGGATAACCTACCCCCGGCCGACAGGCTGTCCATGGACGCCCGCGCGCTGAGCGAAAACCTGGACTATGCATTCCTGGCGCGAGATGCCATGCCCTGGGGCAAGACAGTTCCCTGGGACACCTTCCTGCACTACGTCCTGCCGCACCGCGCCAGCCAGGAGCCCTTCCAGCCTCATCGGGCCATGCTCTTCGCCGAACTGGCCCCGCTGTGCGCCACGGCCGGGAGCATGGAGGAAGCGCTTGCGCGCGTTGGCAAATGGTGCGCGCAAAAGGCCCAATACCGCCCCACCTCCCGCCGCGACCTGGGAGTGATGTCCATCCTCGACGCCGGATATGGGCGCTGCGAGGAAACGAACATCCTCTTTCTGGCAGCGGCCCGCGCCGTGGGCCTGCCGGTGCGCCAGGCTATGGTTCCGTGGTGGCAGCACACCGACGGCAACCATGCCTGGGTCGAAGCCTGGACCAGGGACGGCTGGAAATTCCTGGAAAGCGGGACTGAGTTTTCCACCCTGAACCAGACCTGGTTCGCGGCCGAGGCGCCGCGCATGGCCAAGGTCGTGGCGTATGTCTTTGGCCAGCCCCAGGACCCGGCGGTGTACCGCATGGGTACCGGCTTCGCCCTCGTCGACAATACCTCCGCCTACACGCGGGGCACCCCGGTCCAGGTCAGCGTGCGCCTGGCCGACGACCAGCCCGATGCGGGCCGCGACGTGTTCTTCTGCGTCTATTCCCTGGGCGGCCTCAGACCCGTGACCAAGGCCGTCACCAACGACGACGGCATGGCCAGGGTCGTCCTCGGCCCCGGGATCTTCTTCGTTTCCTGCGTCGCCGACGGCGGTCTCGCCTGGACCCTGCTCGACACCCGGGACATGGACGAAACGCGGGTTCGGCTCCAGGCCGACGCTCCCCGCGCACTCCCCGAATCCATCCGCTTTTCCCATCCCGGCCCCGCTGAAAGCGCTTTCAATATCTCGACAAGCACAAGGCTCAAACGCCTGCGCAAGGAGCGCGAGCAGCGCTGGGAGCCATTTCTGCGCGACCTGCCAGCGCCGCTGCGCGAACGTCTGGCCCTGGCGGGAGAAAGCACCCCGCACTGGCTGCGCCTTCTGGATCAGCCCGCCGGTCCATCCACGCCCTGGCTCGTGCCCGTGCTGACCGGCCTCGACGACAAGGACCTGCTGCAAGCCGAACCCGGCAGCCTGCCCCGCGACATCGAGCTTGCGACCTTTGCCAGGGAGGCTTCGGCCAAGGCCAGTCTCTCCTATGACGATGAGATCTTCACCCGCTTCGTGCTCTCCCCCAGGCTTCATCTTGAACCATGGTCACCATGGCGCGCCCAGTTGCTTCCGTGGCTCGAAAAGTACATTGGCCTGCCCCTCGAAAAAAAGATGCAGGCCATCCGGTCCCGCATCGACGGCCTGCCCATCCTGCCGGCAACCCTGTTTGGCCCGCCCCTGACCCCAGGTCAAACCCTTGCAGGCGGTTTTTGTTCCTCGACTTCGGACAAGGCGGTGCTGGCCGCGGCAGCCTTGCGCACCATGGGCGTTCCAGCCCGCTGCGCTGTTGATTTCAAGGGCGTGGAGTATTTTGACGGCGTGAATTGGCAATTCTGGGAGATGCAAGCCGCCGTGCCGGCCCGTGGCGCGCTGCACGTCACGGGAGGCAAGGACTTGCGCCCCTTGCAGGATTTCGGCGTAGCCGGAATCGATGAAGGCTTCCTGCGCACCCTCGATGACCTGCCCTGGGAAAAAACCCGGGACGGCCTGACCTGCGCCATGCAACCCGGAGACTACATTCTGCTTGAACCCAGGCGCGAGGACAGCGGCGTTACGGTCCGGCTGACTCCTTTCAGCGTCACGGACAACGAGACGACGGTCGTTCAAATCGAGGCAGCGTCACAGGAATGA